The nucleotide sequence ataaaaccatTTTTTCTTGCACAAAGAACACCAAGCTACCACTACCAAACCCCCTTGTGCTTGGATTCTCAAAATTTCCTTGAGAGGAGCTTTGCATCTCAGCAAaaccttctctttctttgtcatcaGGGCATCATAAAACAAGTAAAATAAATGCTTCATTTATAAGGAAAGCCTTATCTGTTGAATCCTAGGGTAAGCATGCAGAATTCCAAGTAAAGTAATTATGAAATGAATTTCCTAATTGTGGAGATTTGATCTAAATTTAGAATATAACAACAAAAAAACCATaagaagatagaaaaaaaaaaaaatctctgaCCAAGGCCATCGTGGAGATTTCATCTAAATTTAGAGGATAACAGCACCAccatttgaagagagaaaaaaaaatctccaaCCAAGGCCATCTTATTCCTAGCAAGCAGAAAAAGATCTGGAAAGGTGTCAGTTCACACAAAAATCTGGGCCTGCTCCAGCCATCAAACCAGAGTTTCACACTAGTCCCATTTCTCACCTCAGATTaagtaaaattgaaagaaagaaCTCTCCCCACACCCTAACAGTAACCCTCCATGAAGCCATCTAATAAGGGGATGGTGGCCCCATTGGTCAACCCTGAACATCTATTCTCACGTCCAATGAGTCTTTCTAGAAGCTGTCTCTTTCACTGGCAAACCTCTAAACCCAGTAGTCAAAAAGGGCTCAACTGAAACCTCCTAACCTTCTGCCCAGATGCTATTTGtcaaaggaagaaaaagctTATCTGAACTAACGAAGTGATACTTAACTCATCCCTCTACCACCCCATAAAAGTCTCATTACAAGTTCTCTAGACTCCAAAACATTGAATGAGGAGTCCCCCACACATCTATTCTTATTCCAATGAGTCTCTTCCAAAAGCTGTCTCTTTCACCAGCAAACCTCTATCCCAGCTGTTTAAAAGCGTTCTACTGAGGAGTCTCTTCTGCCCAAATGCTATTTGTCAAGGACAGTgaccatattttaactaattaagTGATACTTAAACTCATTCCTCTACTGCTCCTTTTCTAGTCTCTAAAACCCGAATTAAGAGGTGTATATGTAAGGGTTCTGAATCATCCAATAAGGTATTTTCACTGGTTAAAATTTCAAGACCTTCCCTAAAAATCATAGAGCCATTTTCATGCACACATACATACCAATTGATGAATCAATAACTCAGTCACATATATTATAAGCAATTGCAAATTCAAGAAACATACACTTTCTAGTGCAAAGCAGGTAAAGAACAAAATCATTTCAGATAAATAATAAACAGATGCATATAGGCATGTACCAAGTGGCTGCAACAAGTACAACATGCCCCAGAGCAATAGAAGTGGGATTACCTGGTTAAGCACAGAAAATGCACTTCGAACTGGATAGTTGTCATCCATGAAGGCCACTGCACAAAGGCCATTTCTATTGTATGAATGTACTTTGTATTCTGCGaccaggaaaaagaaaaaaggatgaaAATGTCAGCAGCAAAGGATTCCTTACTTCAAATACATGGCAAAATGTAAAACCATTTACTACGGCAcgaaaattttttgaaaaaacaagGCATTAACAACCCCATAAAAATATTATGGATTTCACCAATACATTACTGAATTTCGCGATTACAGAGCCATATTTCTTGACAAAAGAAGTTGCCAAGTCCGATCAAGCTTCGAAAACCACGATGGGCTTCCAAATTTCCCCCAATTGATCAACAAAACAAAACGACAAGCCTATTCAATACATTCAACCAAAACCAAATGATGACGTAAACGAAATTATCCCACTCGGTGGCACGAGATACTAACTAATTCAGGACAAACTCCAAGAATACAAACTCCAAAATTTTCGAAGGAGAAAAAACACGAGGACTGGAAATCAACGATGGAGCTGAGAGAGAAATTGGGACCTTCGTGCTGGACGGACTGGCGTTGGCCGGGCGGGGTCCGCTTGGCGACGGTCCGACCGACGAAGACGATGAATTCCCTGACGCTGGGTCTCTGGAAGTAGCCGAAACGGGTCACGTCCGATGCGTTTGCCAGTATGACCGGATCGGACCCGTCCGGGTTGCATTTCAACACCAGCAACGCCGTtatcttcatctctctctctctctctctctgaaacaAACAGCtcaaagaatttaaaaaatgccGATGGCTGCCTCTGAGGATTGTCCGTATCCGTATCTATATATAcaatcattatatattttaatttatttttaaaattacatttaattaacatCTTAATTTTGTAAGACAATGGACTAGCTTTTGTATTGTATGTACAAAATGTTGGACAGTAGAATAATATAAATGTTAGAAAATATTATCATAGATTAATCACTTCGAATGTCTTTTTAGGTGGGAGTTCCGTCGCTcgatttcataatttttgataagagagataaatttgaatttgatttacAATAACTGTGCAGGTAAATTCGAAATTAGGAACTCAAATCATCGATCACCCCTTCTTGATCACTGAAATAActctaaaaaaatagattaaccACGTTTATTTATACCAAATGttgttagaaataaaaatattaattctcAATTATCAATATTTATAATACCCATTAATGGTGTTGTTGCATAAATACATAGCATTAATGGTTAAatctatttatttgttataattattattatttttacaataactttataataatagtttttagtttttgggAGCTGGGGAAAGAAGcagtaattaatatatatatatatatgtattaactATAAAGGAccataaaacaaaatgaaataaataaagatgAATTTTGGCCAGCTAAGCTGTTATTAATTAGTGAGAGAAACGCATAGAATTAGGAGTTACCTACCTTAAACCCATCACACTGTAGTTTTCTCAACCCATGCTTcctctcttccttcttttccttttctggcTGGGAAGATTGACAGGGAATGCCTGTCTTGTCCTGCCCTGTCCTCTGTACGTACTTCATCAAAGACTCTCAAGTGAAGTAAACCTACTCACTCTGTTTTTGTTTGCTCATTGTGCTCTGTCATTTAAGTTCCttcagaaaagaaaatgaaaacattgaATTGATTGAAAGATGGTGAAAGAATACCGTAAATGCCTGGACAATCTGATCTTTGGTTTCATGatattaatgaatattattCACTGAATCAGATCCACTGCGCCCAAATctaaaaccaaaaaagaaaaagaaatgtggATTATTTAAAGCAGCAGGAAATTGATGAGGTTTGAAAACAAGGATAAGAATGAAAACAGTCgaattttgttttttgtgaTCCATCCATCCTTTTGTTTTTCTGAAGCAGCAGGATAGGAGTAGAAGAAAATGAGCAGACCTTTGTTTTctgtcgtcttcttcttcttcttcatccataTCCATTGCACTAGAGCCCGGAAAGGGAAGCCTTCGAACACATGGCTGACTATAGATGGTaactgattttttaataaacttGCTGCCTTTCCAGTAAGCAACATGAGATGGAAGAAAAATAATCTGCTCATTCCCCATTTTCCTCCCCAGATAAATATAGCAATGtcgttttctctctctctcgttttctTCACTGTAGGTTCCCAGCCGGTTGTCATAGCGCGAGGAGGGTACTCAGGGATTTTTCCTGATTCCAGCCGCTCTGCTTTTCAATTTGCAATGTCAACAAGCTTGCCGGATGTGATTCTATTCTGTGATCTACAACTGACAAAAGATGGACAGGGATTTTGCCAGACGAGTTTACAACTGGACAACTCGACAACCATAGCATCTGTCTTCCCCAAGGGGCAGAAGACCTACAATGTAAATGGGCATGATCATCCCGGATGGTTTCCTTCAGATTATACTTTTGATCAACTATCTCAAAATGTATCTTGTAAGTTCACTTCACTTCTCTTCTCCATTCTGCCTTTTCTTTAAACAGTAATCTGTAATCTATTTGGTCCTGAAATAGAAGGCAAGTGGAAAGAAAACTAAATACTAAATACGAATGCCCTGTATGCTTCCAATGACATTGCCTGAACAGATGAAATCCTCAAAGAATTGGCTGTAGGAAAACTGAATAATGATCCCACAAATTATGGGATCATTTTGTCACTCAATTGTGGtgcaatttctttttctattttcctgattcttttcttcttgacTTTCTTTATTCTTGAAGATTTAAGTTACGTTTTCTTTACTATTAAACccatgttttgaatattttcaagcaaaacacactaaaaacactcaaaacaacgaAAACGTGGAAACACAATACGTGCACGCAGCCCCTCCCCCCCAAATTTGGCAGACCccatctctcctctctctctcctctcttctcacCAAAACACTCAAATCTCCCAAATGCAAAAACATAGCACTGCCGTTGACAACATCCGCCACTGCCACCACGACGACCGCTGTCAACCGCGCCCACAACCAGTAGTGCGAGCCACCTTCGATCGCCCACCGTTGCTCCCCTTGCATCTCGTTCGACATCACTGCCTCCCATCTGTTCGATTGACGATCGGTTATTGTGCCTGCCACCACCCACCGTCGTCGACCGACAACCCCAACCACAGCCCACTGTCGTCAATGGACAACCCCATCCACCATTGTCATTTGAATCACGACCTCCCATTCACCAACCGTTACTTCCTTCTGTTGTGGCTCCTCATCTTCTGTGTTTTGAATGCtttgtgatttaattttttttttttttttttggttttatttgaatactgaatatgtaatatgatttttttgtattaatttttatttttaatgatttataatttattaataactgtttataatttattttgaattaaatttattgaataaaatattataaaatgatgtttttcaaaatttcaaagcaaacacatttttttgttttttgttttaaaaaatagttttacaaaatgacaaaaagaatgtttttttaaaaatttcaaaacagacactcaaaacacaaaactgaaaataaatttaaaacttaaaattgaacAGAAACATGAAGAAAACACCACCTTAGTTTCCAAAGATAGGAGAATAGGTGATGGTAATTTGTATATAAGAGATTTTAAGTTATTtaggaaaataaagaagaaattatttttcctcCATCTAGTTTTATGGTATCGGAGTTGGTCCTTCCATCAACATGAATACTAGTACCAGCAACCATAATTACTAATCAAATGGCCAACTCCACTTCGTCCATAGCGGAATTGTCTGGGATTCCAACTATCTCCAACCCCCAATTATCGTAGTACCCAGTCATCCCAAAAACCCTTCAATCCAAATCACCTCTCATAAATTAAATGAGAGTAATTTTAAAGAGTGGTATCAATCAGTATTGCTTGTGATtaaggaaagagaaaatatgGGATATTTGACAAGAGCAACGACAACAGCTTCATCAGATTCAACCACCTATAGTGTATGGGAAGCAGAGAACTCAATTGTGATGGCATAGTTGATAAACTCAATGAAGCAAAGAATTGGGCGACTGTACCTATTTTACCAAATAGCAAAAGAAGTGTGGGATGCAACAAAAGAGATGTACTTGGATCTAGAGAATATATCACATAGTTTTGAAGTTCACTCCAAGATTTAAAACACTCGACAAGGTACATTATCTGTCACCGAGTATTTTAATACGCTCCCAGAATTGTGGCAAGAAATCGATTTGTTTCATAATGTTAATTGGAAGTGTCCAAATGATGGGGTCCTATACACAAGATGTTAGAAAaagattgaatatttgattttttacaaGGCCAAATTAAATCAAGAACTTGATGAGGTTCAAGAACGTATACTTAACACAAAGTCTCTACCTAAATTGAATGAGGTGTTTGTTGAAATTCGATGTGAAGAAATAATAAGAAAGGTGATGTCCTATCTGGTGCAAAGCTCAGCCACTAAGATTGCAATCCAAGGATCTGCTTTAGCAACAAACCAAAATGAAAGATACAATCCAaaaggaatttctggaaaagaCAAACAGTTGTGGTATGAGTATTGTAAGAAGCCCTACCATACCAAAGACGCGCTGGGATATACATAACAAGCCCACAGATTGGAAATCATGAAgttagagaagaaagaatacctATGTGCAACAATCGGTGTTGCCTCTCAACCATTCACAACAAAGCAGATGGAGATTCTTCGAAAACCAGTGACTTCCACATCAATTACAGATGTGTCCAAACATATCTCATCAATCTTTACTAGTTTCACAGCCCTTACAACATATAAAggtattttttccttattttcatgtAAAGACCCACATGATACTTGAATAGTGGACAAAAGTGTTTTTGACCATATGACAAGTTCCAATGCAGAATTCAGTAACTATAAACCATGTAAGAAAAATGTTAGTATTACTATAGCATATGAGTCTATGTGCACGACAACAAGGAAAGGAGATATGAAACTCAATGGGTTAAAGTTGAATTATGTTCTTCACGTTCCCAATTTGCAATGCAATTTACTTTTGGTGAGTAAATTAACCAGAGACTGAATTGTTTCGTAACTTTTTTCCCTTCTTGCTGCAAATTTCAGGATTTGTCATTAAAAAAGACAGTTGGGAATGCTAAGAAGTGAAATGATCTCTATTACTTGTCAAGTGTTGGTTCTCTTTCTACTCCAAAATTATCCACTATTTTTCCTTTGTTATATGATTCCATTGTTTTGTCATGGCATCACAAATTAGACCACCCCAATTTCTCTTATTTAAAGCATATGTACCCTTATTTGTTCGTTAATAAAGATCCTTCATCATTTCAGTgtgattattgtatttttgcaaAACAAACCTATATGTTACGTTTTATCCACGTCACACATATAAACCTTCTACTATATTTcatataattcatagtgatgtgtggggACCATCATAAGTGTTAAATTTAATCGGGGAACGATAATTTgttacatttattgatgatcatacccAGATATGTTGGGTTACTTAATGAGAGAAAAATTCGAAGTGACTACAATCTTTAAACAATTCCATAAACTTGTCACAAATGGTTTCCAGTCATCCATCCACATTCTCCGAACAGATAATGGCAGAGAGTATTTTTCTCATAACCTAAATGAATATCTCGAATAATATGGGATATTTTATCAAAGTTCATGTGCGTATATTCCTCTATAAAATGGGGTTACTAAGAGAAAAAATCGTCATTTATTAGAAGTTGTCTGATCCATCATGTTTGCTAGTCATATTTCACACTCTTTTTGGAGTGAAGCCATCCTTACATTGGCATTTCTTATCAACCATGTTCCCTCCAAAGTTCTTCAATATCGAACACCTATTAGTGCATTGTTGTTTGTCTTTCCTTTTTCTCGGGTTCATAATTCTCTTGAACCTTGTGTGTTTAGATGTGTGGTATTTGTCTATAATGTTCAACCCAACCAGAAAAAGTTTGATCCTAAAGCACTCAAATGTGTCTTTCTTGGTTACTCTTCCACATAAAAGGGCTATAAGTGCTATCATTCTTCTACCAAATAAATAGATCTTGACCTCATGTGATGTTTCATTTATCGAAGATCAAACCTTCTACCCCCAAGTTTCTCTCCAGGGGGTGAATGATACTCAGGGAGACAAACATTGGGATCCCAATTTTTCCCAGCCCTTCCCTTAgatttcctcatttttttccttcctaATCCAAGTCTAAGTCCAAAAACGGTGGTGAATTAGATTAAGGGAGAGAATCCAACACTATAGACCCAAAACCAATTCTGATTTACTCTAGGAGACCAAAAGCTCCAATGCAAACTCAAGAGTCTAAACCGATGGCAAATCCCATTACTATTGACAATCAAAAGGAGGATGAGGAGAATTAGCCATGTTGTGAGGAAGAAGAGCCTATTTATGACATTGATCTTCCGATTTCCATAAGGAAGGGGGGAAAGTCTTATACGAGAAATTCCAAGTATCCTATATCAAATTATGTTGCATATACTAAGTTATTAGAAAATTTCAAAGCCTTTGTTACCAAGATTGATGAGATTCAAGTTCCATCATGAGGCACTTCAAGATTTGAATTGGAAAAGAGTTGTTCTAAAAGAGATGAAGGCGTTGAATGATAATGAGACTTGGGAGATGGTAAAGTTactagaagagaagaaaatagttGGTAGTACATGGATCTTCAAAGTGAAGTATAGACAAGATGGAGCTATAGAACAGTATAAGGCAAGGCTAGTAACACAAGGttttactcaaacctatggaaTTGATTATGAAGAGACCTTTGCACTGGTCCCCAAGCTTAACTCAATCAGAATTCTATTGATTATTGTTGCTAACTTAGATTGGAGACTACATCAACTAgacattaagaatgcttttCTCAATAGCACATTAGAAGAAGAGGAGTATATGAGGGTTCCTCCTAGATTTGAAGCAAATGGAGATCCAAACAAGATATGTAAGCTAAAAAAGTCCCTTTATGATTTGAAACAATCACCCCAGGCTTGATTTACGCGGTTCAACATTGTTATGAAGGGTCTTGGATACAACCAAGGGCAAACTGATCACACCTTatttgtgaagaagaatgagCCAAAAAAATAGGCAATACTCATTGTATATGTAAATGATATGGTGATCACAGGTGATGCTGTAATAGAGATTGAAAATCTCAATGAGAGACTTCAAGCTGAATTCATGGTAAAAGATCTTAGAGAACTTAGatactttcttggaatggagGTTGCAAGAAGTCACAAAGGAATCttcatttcacaaaaaaaaatacacactTGACTTGCTTAAGGAGATAAGAAAACTTGAATGTAAATCATCTAGTACACCCTTAGAACGTAACTGGAAGCACAATGTGTCAGATAGTGATCCTCCAGTAAATAAAGAGAGCTATCAACTTTTGGTATGAAAACTCATCTACCTGTCACTCATGAGACCAGATATTGTCTTTAGTGTGAGTATGATAAGCCAATTCATGTATGCTCCTACAAAAGGCACATGGAGGCAGCAAACCatatttttaggtatttaaaAGGAAGTCCTAACAAagaattattgtttaaaaagacTGGAGTCAGGGATGtagatttttcaaatgtagACTGGAAAGGAGTTGTTGATGATAGCAACTTAACAACCGGGTATTGCACAAAAATTTGGGGTAATCTGGTgacttggagaagcaaaaagTAGTTTGTGGTTGCTCAGAGCAATGTAGAAGCAGAGTATAGAGCCATATATAGTTCAAGGAACATGTGAACTCATTTGGATACAGATGTTAAGGACAAATTTAAACATGCTGGTAACAAGGCCTATGAAGTTGTTTAGTGGCAGTAAATCAACTATGAGTGTAGTCTATAATCCAATTCAATATGATCGGATGAAACATGTGAGGATTAACAGAAACTTCTTCAAGATCGAGATTGAGAATGGGACTATTGCCTTGTCCCACATTCCTACCAAGTTCCAGGAAGCTGATGTTCTAACCAAAACTCTTCATAAATCAAGTTTCCATCTTTGTGTTAGCAAGTTGGGAATAACTAACACATATTCAttagtttgagggggagtgtaagAAAACTGTCAGCCAATTGTACTGCaatttccttttctatttttctaattCCTTTCTTCTTGACTTTCCTTATTATGTGAAGATTTAGTTTCCAAAGATAGGAGAATAGGTGATGGTAATTTGTATATAAGAGATTGCAAGTTGTTTaggaaaatagagaagaattttttttccttcctctgGTTTTATTAACCAAACACGAAAAATAAGAAGAGCAAGATAACTCACGTTCTGCCAGGGATAAAGATGAGAAGAGAGTGCTAACCATGAAATTCTTCTTTTAAGCTTGGGGCTGGCAGTTTTCATCCATTCCCTGATGTTAATCCCTGCAGTGACACAAAACATATACTCTAGAACAAACCTGTTTGATGGTTATACACAAATATCGGCTGTTGAAGATGTAATACGCCTTAAGCCCCATGAGTTTTGGCTGAACATTCAGGTACTTCTTTACCCCTACCTTGCTATAGCTTCCATCTTTCTTCGGCTTTTTATTCTAAGACATGCTTTCCCACAAATGAAGATATACCTTTCTGCCATCTGTTGCAGTATGCCTCATTCTATGCACAACGCAAGCTTGATCCTGCATTATATGTTGAAATGGCTTTAAGAATTCTGAAGATAAACTACATTTCGTCTCCTGAGGTCGGTTTCTTGAAGACATTAAATCTGAAAGTGAACAAAGCAAAGACAAAACTTGTCTTTCGCTTCCTGGAAACAGACACAGTCGAGCCCACAACAAACCAGACATATGGCTCGCTGCTTAAGAATCTTTCTGCTGTGACGTCATTTGCATCGGGAATCCTTGTTCCAAAAGGATACATATGGCCAGTAAGTAAGGACATGTACTTGAAGCCTGCCACTGCTCTTGTAGCCGATGCTCATAAACAAGGTCTACAAGTGTATGCTTCTGATTTTGCCAATGACATCGTGGCAAGTTACAATTATAGCTATGATCCAACAGCTGAGTACCTGCAGTTCATCGATAATTCTCAGTTTTCTGTTGACGGGGTGCTCACTGATTTTCCTTCCACAGCATCAGAATCAGTTGGTGAGATTATTTTTTCAACTATCCCCACTACATGTTTGCCTGCTCATTTTCCCCAAATAGCTGCAACGAGGATGGGAGACATAGTACATGATGAATGCATCAAAACAGGAACATGCCATTTTTTTCAATGAAGTAGAGTAAatgattttaattatatttttttattcatagtCTTAACCTTAGATTGCTCTATCTGATGTAGCATGCTTAGCTCACAACCAGAATGCTATCAGACCGGCCAAAGGTGGACAACTAACAGCAATCCCTTCttcaaattctttatttttctatcagTGACTAGGACAACTGACAAGTAGTTTTGTTTCTTGCATTCTTGCCGTACCTTTGCAGGATCTTTAATCATATCTCATAATGGAGCTAGTGGTGTGTATCCTGCCTGCACAGATCTTGCTTATGAACAAGCCATAAATGATGGAACAGATATTATTGATTGCTCGATCCAAATGACAAAAGATGAAGTTGCCTTCTGTTTTGATTCAGCTGACCTCTCTGCAGAAACTACTGCATTGTTAAGTTTCCCCACACGATCAACCATAATCCGTGAAATTCAAAAGGAGACTGGAATTTTCTCATTCGAGCTCACCTGGAGTGAAATTCAAACATTGAAGCGTAAATAAGCTCAAAAAGATGTTACTTGAATGAATTTAAATCTAAGCCTTAAATTAATATCCCACTTACTATGAATCTTTTACATTTCAGCTCAACTGGCAAGCCCTTTCCAACAAAGTGGCTTGAAAAGAAATCCTGCAAACAAGAGCAGAGGTAGGTTTGTGACTCTATCTGCATTCTTAGAACTTGCTCAGACGAAGGCAGTTACAGGAATTTTGATCAAAATACAAGTAAGTTATACCTATTTGTTATTCGCTATAGATTCTCCAATCAGCCCTTGAATGGGTATGATGAATGATTGGCTTCTCATAAAAACTTTTTATCATCATGTTGAGTCATAACACCTCTACATTCTTGGCAGAATGCTGCCTACTTAGCATCAAACAAAGGC is from Diospyros lotus cultivar Yz01 chromosome 2, ASM1463336v1, whole genome shotgun sequence and encodes:
- the LOC127793769 gene encoding VAMP-like protein YKT61, which produces MGLREREREMKITALLVLKCNPDGSDPVILANASDVTRFGYFQRPSVREFIVFVGRTVAKRTPPGQRQSVQHEEYKVHSYNRNGLCAVAFMDDNYPVRSAFSVLNQVLDEHQKNFGDAWRTMQADGTQPWPYLNEALTKFQDPAEADKLMKIQRELDETKIILHKTIDSVLARGEKLDSLVEKSSDLSAASQMFYKQAKKTNQCCTIL
- the LOC127794652 gene encoding glycerophosphodiester phosphodiesterase GDPDL6-like codes for the protein MSFSLSLVFFTVGSQPVVIARGGYSGIFPDSSRSAFQFAMSTSLPDVILFCDLQLTKDGQGFCQTSLQLDNSTTIASVFPKGQKTYNVNGHDHPGWFPSDYTFDQLSQNVSLTQNIYSRTNLFDGYTQISAVEDVIRLKPHEFWLNIQYASFYAQRKLDPALYVEMALRILKINYISSPEVGFLKTLNLKVNKAKTKLVFRFLETDTVEPTTNQTYGSLLKNLSAVTSFASGILVPKGYIWPVSKDMYLKPATALVADAHKQGLQVYASDFANDIVASYNYSYDPTAEYLQFIDNSQFSVDGVLTDFPSTASESVACLAHNQNAIRPAKGSLIISHNGASGVYPACTDLAYEQAINDGTDIIDCSIQMTKDEVAFCFDSADLSAETTALLSFPTRSTIIREIQKETGIFSFELTWSEIQTLKPQLASPFQQSGLKRNPANKSRGRFVTLSAFLELAQTKAVTGILIKIQNAAYLASNKGLNMTDAVATALSNANFDKQLTQKVLIQSDDSQVLSRFKGNQNYQKVLFISNTISAAPNTTVAKIRKYADAVSVRRSSIVKSTGSFTWAFTSVVDNMHTANISVYVYLLRNEFVNMAFDYFSDPLVELATYITSLGVDGVVTEYPATANAYLRSPCSNPKANTSYSILAVQPGSLLSLVPNEILPPAAAPAPALNVGDIVDPPLPGLSNASASTPAAVPPGKPHSGTAKNVGNLSFCLVTVLLLSLHPTGF